The genomic stretch GATCTCGGCGGTGGCCGCGTGGGCGGAGCGGAACGTGGCCGAGATTCTCCGGTACCGCGAGAAATCCGCCTGAGCGGCCCGCATCCGGGCACGGGCCGCTGCCGAGGCTTTCAGGCGCTCGTGAGCTTGGTGATCTCGGTGGCGATGTCGGGCCAGAGCGCACGCGGCAGGTCGTGGCCCATGCCGGGATAGGTGACCAGCCTGGCGCCGGGAACGGCCGCCGCCGTGGCCTGGCCTCCCGCCACGGGGACGAGCGGGTCCGCCTCCCCGTGCAGGACGAGCGTGGGCGCCTTCACCTGCGTGAGCGACTCCGTGCGGCTGCCCGAGGCCATGATGGCGGCCAGCTGCCTGGCCGTGCCCGCAGGGTCGAAGCACCGGTCGTAGGCCGTCCCGGCCAAGGTGGTGATCCACTCGCGGTCCAGCTCGTAGCCTGGCGAACCGATGACGGACCAGGTCCGCAGCGCCTGCTCCAGCACGCCGTCCCGATCGGCCGGCGGCGTGGCCATGAGCACCGCGAGCGCCTCCGCGGTCGGCGGGGCTACCTCGGTGCCCGGTGTCGACATGATCGAGGTCAGGGTGAGCACCCGTTCGGGATGCCGGATGGCCAGGGTCTGGGCGATCATCCCGCCCATCGACGCCCCGACCACGTGGGCGGCGGGCCAGGCAAGCGCGTCCATGAGGCAGGCGGCGTCGTCCGCCAGGTCGTCGAGCAGGTACGGCGCGGGCGCCCCCGCCTCGGGGACGCCCTTGTCGTGGAAGTGCGTGGACAGGCCCGCGTCGCGGTTGTCGAACCGCACGACGTGGTGGCCCTGCTCCGCCAGCAGCCGGCAGAACTCCTCGTTCCAGTGGATGAGCTGAGCACCGAGCCCCATGATGAGGAGCAGGGGTCGTCCTGCCGGCGAGCCGAAGGTCTCGTAGGCGATGTCAATGCCGTTGGCGGTTGCGCGCATGGTCACGGAGACCAGAATGACATTCTGGTCTCCGTACGTAAAGTCAGCGCTTGACGAGCCTGCGGCGCGTAGTCAGCTCTTGAGGAGCCTTCGGCCGAGCACCGCGCCACCGCCGGCCAGGGCCAGGATGCCCGTGGCGAGAACGGCGCCGCTCACCGGACTGGACGCCCCGACCTCGGCCTCGGTGTCCTCTGCGCTCGCGGGAGCGGAGACACGCTCAGGAGCGGCGACGGCCTTCCCGCCCGCCGGCTCCTCGGTGGGCTCAGCGGCCTTTCCGGCCGCCGGCTTCTCGGTGGGCTCCTCTTCGGCCACGACCTTGGGGGGCTCGGCCGGGTTGGTGTCCTTCCTGGCCCAGGCGCCGGTGGAGAAGGGGACCGGCTGGTTCTTCTTGCCGACACCGGGACCCCACTTGGTGATGACGTAGTCGATGTCGATGTGGCCCTGGCCGCCGACGCCGTCCACGTGGAGCGTGTCGGGGTTGAACGTGCCGCCGGTCAGCTCGGCGAAGGTCTTGGCGTCCAGGTCGAGCATGATGCCGCGGTTGGACGGCGTGCCCGGGCCGCGGTCGCCGACGAAGAAGGGCAGCTTCTTGCCCTTGTAGATGACGTATCCCTCGGTCAGCAGCGGCCAGCTCGGGCTGGCGGCGAGCCCCTTCTGCATGGGCTTGCCACTGGCCGGCATGCCGGTGTCACCGGCGCGGCCGGAGCCGTCGTCCCAGAAATAGGACGCTGTGGTCGAGCCCTTGAGCAGGACCTTCTGTTCGTTGTCGGAGTCGGCCTGGGCGGCTGTACAGGCGATGGTCAGCGTGGTGGCGGCGGAGGCGGCGAGCAGGGCGCAGGAACGCAGGCCAAAACGTGCAGACATAGAGCAGTGAGGTCCTTTGCGAGGGGTCAGGGACACGCGCTCCTGAAAAAGGGCGTAGCAAAGCAGAAAGCCGAGCGGGGGTTACTACGCGGAGCGCGGAAAGAGCCTGGGAAAAGGGCCGATCAGCCGGTGGCCGGCACGACGCTGTCTGGGGGTACGACGCGGTGATACATCAATGAGGTGTCCTCTCCATCACGCCTACCGGGTTAGCTGACGGGTTCGGGCTTGGAGGATGCCCTACCGGCCAGGTGGCCGGATTCACCCCTGAGGGATGGGTCCCCGGTTCCCGATCGCTCGGGATTCGGCTATGTAATGGCCCACACTGTAACCACGTATTCCGGACATACGCAAACGATTCATCATGAATCGGACAAAAGATCTACCTTCATATGAAGGCATAGAAAGAGGGGGCACGGCATGCCGTACCCCCTCGAAATTCGAGCCTCAGCCGCCGCTCTTGCGCCTGAACGATCTTTTACTCGCAGCCGGGCCGTGCGCCCCGTGGATCTTCGATGGGTCGCCACCCCTGCCACCCGCGCCCGACCCCGCGTGCTGGTTGCGCTTGCGCTCCAGCGCCTCACGGAACTTGCGCTTCATCTCGTCCTCGGAAGTTTCGCTGGTTTCCGGCTCCGGTGTATCCGCCATGAGGACCTCCATGGTGTTGGGGACAATCACAGCTTCGCACGGCCCCGCTTGTGGCGCGAAACCGGGGCGGTGCGGCACGCGGCCCGAGCTCAGATGCCTTGAGTAAAGACGAACCGTTCCTGGTATTGCGTTGGGGCGCACCTGGAAACAGAAGCCACATGACGGTCAACCCCCCGGAGCGGCGATGAGCGTCCTCGGCCACGACCTGGCGATGGATCTCGGGGCGGCGAGGACGCGGATCTACGTCAAGGGCAAGGGCATTGTCCTGGACGAGCCCTCGGCCGTCGCGCTCGACGCCGAGACGGGCAAGGTCCTCGGGTACGGCGCGGCAGCCGTGGGCGTGCCCGGCG from Nonomuraea polychroma encodes the following:
- a CDS encoding alpha/beta fold hydrolase, whose protein sequence is MRATANGIDIAYETFGSPAGRPLLLIMGLGAQLIHWNEEFCRLLAEQGHHVVRFDNRDAGLSTHFHDKGVPEAGAPAPYLLDDLADDAACLMDALAWPAAHVVGASMGGMIAQTLAIRHPERVLTLTSIMSTPGTEVAPPTAEALAVLMATPPADRDGVLEQALRTWSVIGSPGYELDREWITTLAGTAYDRCFDPAGTARQLAAIMASGSRTESLTQVKAPTLVLHGEADPLVPVAGGQATAAAVPGARLVTYPGMGHDLPRALWPDIATEITKLTSA
- a CDS encoding DUF5302 domain-containing protein, giving the protein MADTPEPETSETSEDEMKRKFREALERKRNQHAGSGAGGRGGDPSKIHGAHGPAASKRSFRRKSGG